The following proteins come from a genomic window of Gordonia westfalica:
- the rpoZ gene encoding DNA-directed RNA polymerase subunit omega, which yields MTTPTNFDITEIADAPAYDTPLGITNPPIDDLLERASSKYALVIYAAKRARQINDYYNQLGDGILEYVGPLVEPGLQEKPLSIAMREIHSDLLEHTEGE from the coding sequence GTGACCACCCCGACCAATTTCGACATCACCGAGATCGCCGACGCACCGGCATACGACACGCCGCTGGGTATCACCAATCCGCCGATCGACGATCTCCTCGAGCGCGCCTCGTCGAAGTACGCCCTCGTCATCTACGCGGCCAAGCGTGCGCGCCAGATCAACGACTACTACAACCAGCTCGGTGACGGCATCCTCGAGTACGTCGGCCCGCTGGTCGAGCCCGGCCTCCAGGAGAAGCCGCTGTCGATCGCGATGCGCGAGATCCATTCCGATCTGCTCGAGCACACCGAGGGCGAATAG
- the gmk gene encoding guanylate kinase codes for MGPAVTNRPDTAGTARTRGRLIVLVGPSAVGKSTVVAKVRAALPELYFSVSATTRAPRPGEVDGRDYYFVSADDFDKMIAGDELLEWAEIHGGLQRSGTPVAPVLAALEAGKPVLVEVDLVGARNVVARLPEATTVFLAPPSWDELVARLTGRGTESPEAIERRLATAKVEMAAKDEFDHVIVNSEVDRAASDLVSLLVGPEQPTAPAT; via the coding sequence GTGGGACCGGCGGTGACCAACCGGCCGGATACCGCGGGAACCGCACGCACGAGGGGTCGACTGATCGTTTTGGTCGGCCCCTCGGCCGTCGGCAAGTCCACTGTGGTCGCCAAGGTGCGCGCCGCACTGCCCGAGCTGTACTTCAGCGTCTCGGCAACGACTCGCGCGCCGCGTCCCGGTGAGGTCGACGGTCGCGACTACTACTTCGTGTCCGCCGATGACTTCGACAAGATGATCGCCGGTGACGAGCTCCTGGAGTGGGCGGAGATCCACGGTGGCCTGCAACGATCGGGTACACCGGTCGCGCCCGTCCTCGCCGCTCTGGAAGCCGGTAAACCCGTCCTCGTGGAGGTCGACCTGGTCGGCGCGCGGAACGTCGTCGCCCGGCTGCCCGAGGCGACCACCGTCTTCCTGGCCCCGCCGAGCTGGGACGAACTGGTGGCCCGGCTGACCGGCCGCGGCACCGAGAGCCCCGAGGCGATCGAGCGCCGGCTGGCCACCGCGAAGGTCGAGATGGCCGCGAAAGACGAGTTCGACCACGTCATCGTGAACAGCGAAGTCGACCGAGCGGCCTCTGACTTGGTATCCTTGCTGGTCGGACCTGAGCAGCCCACCGCGCCCGCGACCTGA
- the mihF gene encoding integration host factor, actinobacterial type has product MALPQLTDEQRAAALEKAAAARRVRAELKERLKRGGTDLQQVLKDAENDEILGKMKVSALLEALPKVGKVKAQEIMTELEIAPTRRLRGLGDRQRKALLEKFSS; this is encoded by the coding sequence GTGGCCCTTCCCCAGTTGACTGACGAGCAGCGCGCCGCTGCGTTGGAGAAGGCAGCTGCCGCTCGTCGCGTCCGCGCGGAGCTCAAGGAGCGCCTGAAGCGCGGTGGCACCGATCTCCAGCAGGTGCTCAAGGACGCCGAGAACGACGAGATCCTGGGCAAGATGAAGGTCTCGGCACTGCTCGAGGCCCTTCCCAAGGTCGGCAAGGTCAAGGCTCAGGAGATCATGACCGAGCTGGAGATCGCTCCGACCCGCCGCCTGCGTGGTCTCGGCGACCGTCAGCGCAAGGCTCTGCTCGAGAAGTTCAGCTCCTGA
- a CDS encoding WXG100 family type VII secretion target, translating into MEVDPARVRELGGKMRATAGTVRQLAPLSNGVDSIAGAVGGELVVSLRDAARALNEVVEYHAETFDTYARLCVTAADTYEAADRAGAGEIEGGSRAGSGSPAGVPATPGG; encoded by the coding sequence ATGGAGGTCGATCCAGCGCGTGTACGCGAACTGGGCGGGAAGATGCGGGCGACGGCAGGCACGGTGAGGCAACTCGCGCCGCTGAGCAACGGCGTGGATTCGATCGCCGGAGCGGTAGGGGGCGAACTCGTCGTGAGTCTCCGCGACGCCGCGCGCGCACTGAACGAGGTCGTCGAATACCACGCCGAGACCTTCGACACGTACGCCAGGTTGTGCGTGACGGCCGCTGACACCTACGAGGCCGCCGACAGGGCGGGCGCCGGTGAAATCGAGGGCGGTTCCCGCGCCGGTTCCGGCAGCCCGGCGGGCGTTCCGGCGACCCCGGGAGGCTGA
- a CDS encoding DUF6973 domain-containing protein has translation MSDYTVKTVLGWNFANAKTVSASLTSRSTEFANEVTRAAGAFDSSWEYWKGYGGEEARQASQSDAEITNKSATVIGDVAEKFNSRVSELEGEIEHLRAKVQEAEDSEYSLRVKDDGSVYSTKSNFEWLRIWKAAFPVKIADKEAAEGFFTAAIRGSLARVEDIDRRGSEELRSVLERLPDSVKLGATGVPSDPRLAEILLKYQTDASRGGARLWPSGALLETIRAVVPGFEPQFLTPEEVAMLTLMAASGPAGPAKVAKVFEIRSIADDVADSRHVDRKGNGPKTSSDGHGDAFRHTFWNALMTKEFGAEWTERFATAHEGLGGNLPSREAMDLYNNEVGRRIATAHPDASPRELADLVDKAVRDGETLVINSDNQIAWSDQVREHHTGKPPLTDIPLPAGGN, from the coding sequence GTGTCGGACTACACAGTCAAGACCGTATTGGGCTGGAACTTCGCGAATGCGAAAACCGTCAGTGCCTCGTTGACGTCGAGATCGACCGAGTTCGCGAACGAGGTCACGAGAGCGGCCGGCGCGTTCGACTCCTCGTGGGAGTACTGGAAGGGGTATGGCGGCGAGGAGGCCAGACAGGCCTCCCAGTCCGACGCCGAGATCACCAACAAGAGCGCCACGGTCATCGGTGACGTGGCGGAGAAATTCAACTCGCGGGTGTCAGAACTCGAAGGAGAAATCGAGCACCTCCGTGCGAAGGTCCAGGAAGCCGAGGATTCGGAGTACTCCCTCAGGGTGAAGGACGACGGGAGCGTGTACTCGACCAAATCCAACTTCGAGTGGCTCCGGATCTGGAAGGCAGCCTTTCCGGTGAAAATCGCCGACAAAGAGGCGGCCGAGGGCTTCTTCACCGCAGCGATCCGGGGGTCGCTCGCTCGTGTCGAGGACATCGACCGCCGGGGTTCGGAGGAGCTGCGTTCCGTACTCGAGCGGCTTCCCGACTCGGTGAAGCTGGGTGCGACGGGCGTTCCGTCCGACCCCAGGCTCGCCGAGATCCTCCTCAAGTACCAGACCGACGCGTCCAGAGGTGGCGCCCGATTGTGGCCGAGTGGTGCGCTCCTCGAGACGATCCGCGCCGTGGTCCCCGGCTTCGAGCCCCAGTTCTTGACACCGGAGGAGGTCGCGATGCTGACGTTGATGGCCGCCTCCGGCCCGGCCGGCCCGGCCAAGGTCGCCAAGGTCTTCGAGATCCGCTCGATAGCCGACGATGTCGCCGACAGCAGGCACGTCGACCGAAAAGGCAACGGCCCGAAGACGAGTTCAGACGGCCACGGGGATGCGTTCCGCCACACATTCTGGAATGCGCTGATGACCAAAGAGTTCGGGGCGGAATGGACCGAGCGGTTCGCGACCGCACACGAGGGCCTCGGAGGCAACCTTCCCAGCCGGGAGGCGATGGACCTCTACAACAACGAAGTCGGTCGCCGCATCGCGACAGCGCACCCGGACGCGAGCCCCAGGGAACTCGCCGACCTCGTGGACAAGGCCGTCCGTGACGGAGAAACCCTTGTGATCAATTCCGACAATCAGATCGCTTGGAGCGACCAGGTCAGGGAGCACCACACCGGCAAGCCGCCGCTCACCGACATCCCACTCCCGGCAGGTGGAAACTGA